Proteins from a single region of Hermetia illucens chromosome 3, iHerIll2.2.curated.20191125, whole genome shotgun sequence:
- the LOC119652291 gene encoding uncharacterized protein LOC119652291 has translation MEDLVKSNDQKLVNEGASTSFGNRHADDSNWSEFCDESVIKLLDEPFEAEMDHLNLRNDENYRGFDNNAGSTWIYPNNYPIRQYQFNITRAALFKNTLVVLPTGLGKTFIAAVVMYNIYRWYPRGKVIFMAPTKPLVSQQIEACRKITGIPMKDTAEITGKQNKKARRDLWQNKRVFFATPHVVQNDVNDAEQDFPFHDVRLIVVDEAHKAKGHYAHAEAVRSIASRNSNFRILALSATPGRSVEDVIEVVKNLSIAHLEIRWDNSLDVIPYTHRKNIKTVVVPLGTDLTQIRNEFIDVIDPYIRFLIENKVISGAMGTISRGSLIMEQKRFREMSLTHKHQNESQVRTNFSICISLYHALELLERHGTRVFLNFFDDPSNEVSHRYYVATNPQLRQFLQKLRVYMGPNPFLVNDQTMTNGKIPEIPADLDFGHPKFMMTKERVVEHFEKNEDSKAIIFCEYRESVVLMYRALLQSRPLVKPQVFVGQGGTGSIRAVTQKQQLEVMEQFRSGVCNTLVATSVAEEGIDIGEVDLIICFDISTKNPTRFIQRIGRTGRRRQGSIIMMVTEGKEHSIMKEVLQSKDKLNQRVVKSSEVARTLCRTSPRIVPPEFNPKCLEMFMVTNDDESKDDEQSSAKKAKTTKSPKRGKGKDKVSKKLATASLSQKSDMRHFFKKVELDEDEKEIFCTIKPETSKKSFSELNVSDPGPSRLDYLIKQFEKFKKMPIVTENIGMETLLRKTKIATPIKQFVLRHNVNYVKEKFEAQQALNAAQDGEVYVLGDDELKLETELAAIEKVVGKGMVEEFIKENEVKEDTKNKLDKKFDYIFEGLEKRSFTDNVDDFLSQKMDEIRKNENCNSQDESPQEYVDSDLETYSGDRQMSPTNNPEEYEDVVVEHESRYLSQIIELDRNRISDQSTPIRPAARSTFNGDSLQAKELFAIDGFDDSDPFGILTSQRKEDISKVNHDPEATKIKDTGQDVAKKSDCDMFDDDFDDFFVNSKLDTDVEHLEKQRSASVIDRTDLAEHVVKNSPLCEIVENGQRGTTNGGENKISSPEKDSDKTLSQQGVEDFDYTDFFEPFDGDDVAAVEENMRLKEKQINKSTNIFDGSFLGKNINENLKSSPTIPRQKSAELFSSNERTLPPLIPNQAAILNKYNSPPRVSPLKKPEISPSVLTRGVDLKRLRLTGSVGGSSSMLFSKPAPVVAKSPEKINGHERSLGHSIMPSQADSPIVMQRKAKRVIDSDSDIEELPNSQTEAPSISISRQIAKRRRRCQFIDDEAAVSGDEDDTEQNMENSQFSQMQLDSIVVIDDDVDDHPDVDMRARYLQSVRSPNKRPFKIPAPRVYNDMSRIFSQAVPRYEGDSVYKEDSFVISSDEEVVEEPMSQECPLERAEAILKARRRAKRKNKNNGNFEVKRRNARKNRILENSSDEEDA, from the exons ATGGAGGATTTAGTTAAATCCAACGACCAAAAACTTGTGAACGAAGGAGCTTCAACTTCTTTCGGTAATCGCCATGCAGACGATAGCAATTGGAGTGAATTTTGCGATGAATCCGTGATCAAGCTCTTGGACGAGCCATTCGAGGCGGAAATGGACCACTTGAACCTCCGCAATGATGAGAACTATCGAGGATTCGATAACAATGCCGGCTCGACTTGGATCTACCCGAACAATTATCCAATCAGACAGTATCAGTTCAATATAACGCGGGCCGCGCTGTTCAAGAACACTTTGGTGGTGCTTCCGACTGGACTCGGGAAGACATTCATAGCGGCCGTCGTCATGTACAATATCTACCGCTGGTATCCGAGGGGGAAGGTAATCTTCATGGCACCGACTAAGCCGTTAGTGTCACAACAGATTGAGGCTTGTAGGAAAATTACTGGGATCCCAATGAAAGATACTGCGGAGATCAcaggaaagcaaaacaaaaaagcGCGCCGGGACCTGTGGCAGAACAAGCGGGTGTTCTTCGCGACTCCACATGTTGTCCAGAACGATGTAAACGACGCTGAGCAGGATTTTCCTTTTCACGATGTTCGCCTTATTGTTGTCGACGAGGCTCACAAGGCGAAAGGTCACTATGCCCACGCCGAAGCTGTTCGATCGATCGCTTCCAGGAACTCAAATTTTCGGATTCTGGCTTTGTCCGCCACGCCTGGACGATCTGTGGAGGATGTGATCGAAGTCGTCAAAAATCTGTCCATTGCACATTTGGAAATTCGCTGGGATAACTCCCTGGACGTCATCCCTTATACTCATCGAAAGAACATAAAAACCGTGGTGGTCCCGCTGGGCACAGATTTAACACAAATCCGTAACGAGTTCATCGATGTAATCGACCCATACATCCGCTTCctcattgaaaataaagtaATCTCTGGAGCAATGGGAACAATTTCGCGTGGATCTTTGATCATGGAACAGAAGCGATTCCGCGAGATGTCCCTGACACACAAGCACCAGAACGAGTCCCAAGTGAGAaccaatttttcaatttgcatCAGCCTCTACCACGCGTTGGAGCTGCTGGAGAGGCATGGTACGCGCGTGTTCTTGAATTTCTTCGACGATCCCTCGAATGAAGTGTCGCACCGTTATTATGTCGCGACCAATCCCCAGCTTAGGCAGTTTCTTCAGAAGTTGAGAGTTTATATGGGACCGAATCCGTTTTTGGTGAACGACCAGACTATGACCAACGGGAAAATACCTGAGATTCCAGCCGATTTGGATTTTGGGCATCCAAAGTTTATGATGACGAAGGAACGGGTGGTGGAGCATTTTGAG AAAAATGAGGATTCGAAGGCGATTATATTTTGCGAGTATCGAGAGTCGGTAGTGCTGATGTACAGAGCGTTGTTGCAGAGCAGACCGCTCGTTAAGCCGCAAGTGTTTGTTG GTCAGGGTGGTACTGGTTCAATCCGCGCGGTTACCCAAAAGCAACAACTTGAAGTCATGGAGCAGTTTCGCTCGGGTGTTTGTAATACTTTAGTGGCAACATCGGTAGCAGAAGAGGGGATCGATATTGGTGAAGTAGATCTGATTATTTGCTTCGATATCAGCACAAAAAATCCAACAAGATTCATTCAACGTATTGGACGGACTGGCCGTCGACGTCAAGGCAGCATAATAATGATGGTCACCGAAGGGAAGGAACATTCTATAATGAAGGAAGTGTTGCAGTCTAAGGACAAATTGAACCAAAGAGTTGTCAAAAGTTCGGAAGTCGCCAGAACATTATGCAGAACTTCGCCCAGGATAGTTCCTCCTGAATTCAATCCAAAGTGCCTTGAGATGTTTATGGTAACGAACGACGATGAGAGTAAAGACGACGAACAGTCGTCTGCCAAAAAAGCAAAGACTACCAAATCTCCGAAGCGAGGTAAAGGCAAGGATAAGGTATCTAAAAAGTTAGCTACAGCTTCGCTGAGTCAGAAGAGCGACATGCGacactttttcaaaaaagttgaattgGATGAGGATGAGAAGGAAATCTTTTGTACGATAAAGCCTGAAACTAGTAAGAAATCATTTTCTGAATTGAATGTTAGCGATCCAGGGCCTAGCAGACTTGACTATCTTATTAAACAATTCGAGAAGTTTAAAAAGATGCCTATCGTAACTGAAAATATCGGCATGGAGACATTGTTGCGGAAAACTAAAATTGCGACTCCAATAAAACAATTTGTGCTCAGGCACAACGTGAATTAtgtaaaggagaaatttgaagctCAACAAGCTCTGAATGCCGCTCAAGATGGCGAAGTCTATGTTTTAGGCGATGATGAGCTGAAACTTGAAACGGAACTGgcagcaattgaaaaagttgTTGGTAAGGGAATGGTTGAGGAGTTTATTAAGGAAAATGAAGTTAAGGAAGATACCAAAAATAAgcttgataagaaatttgattATATTTTTGAGGGTCTTGAAAAGAGGTCGTTTACAGATAATGTTGACGATTTTTTAAGTCAGAAAATGGATGAGATTCGTAAGAATGAGAATTGTAATTCTCAGGATGAGTCGCCCCAAGAATATGTGGATAGTGATCTTGAAACATATTCTGGGGATCGGCAAATGTCTCCAACTAACAATCCTGAAGAATATGAAGATGTTGTAGTTGAGCACGAGTCGCGTTATTTGAGCCAAATCATTGAGCTAGATCGAAACAGAATTAGCGACCAGTCAACTCCGATAAGACCGGCAGCAAGGTCTACTTTCAACGGCGATAGTTTGCAAGCGAAAGAACTATTTGCTATTGATGGATTTGATGATAGTGATCCGTTTGGAATTCTGACATCACAACGAAAGGAAGATATCTCAAAGGTTAATCATGATCCCGAGGCGACGAAGATCAAGGACACAGGCCAAGATGTAGCAAAAAAGAGCGATTGTGATATGTTTGATGATGATTTCGATGATTTCTTTGTTAATTCGAAACTCGACACAGATGTTGAGCATCTGGAAAAACAGCGCTCCGCTTCTGTTATCGATCGGACAGACCTTGCAGAGCACGTCGTTAAAAATAGTCCTTTGTGTGAAATTGTAGAAAATGGGCAGAGAGGAACGACAAATGGAGGCGAGAATAAAATCAGTTCCCCAGAAAAAGATTCAGATAAAACATTATCGCAGCAAGGAGTTGAAGATTTTGATTACACCGACTTTTTCGAACCATTTGATGGCGACGATGTGGCTGCAGTGGAAGAAAATATGAGGCTGAAAGAGAAACAGATTAACAAATCGACCAACATCTTTGATGGCTCATTTTTGGggaaaaatataaacgaaaatttGAAATCTTCTCCAACAATTCCAAGACAGAAGTCAGCTGAACTGTTTAGCTCCAACGAGAGGACCCTTCCACCTTTAATTCCTAATCaggcggccattttgaataagTACAATTCACCCCCGAGGGTATCTCCTTTGAAAAAACCTGAGATTTCACCATCCGTACTCACCAGAGGAGTAGACTTGAAGCGGTTGCGGCTAACTGGGTCAGTGGGGGGTTCGAGCAGTATGTTGTTCTCTAAACCTGCACCGGTCGTGGCAAAGTCTCCAGAGAAAATTAATGGACACGAAAGAAGTCTGG GTCATTCGATTATGCCAAGCCAGGCAGATAGTCCGATTGTCATGCAGAGGAAAGCAAAGCGGGTTATCGATAGTGATTCCGATATCGAAGAGCTGCCAAATAGTCAAACG GAGGCACCATCAATTTCAATAAGCAGACAAATTGCGAAACGACGGCGGCGATGTCAATTTATTGACGACGAAGCGGCTGTTAGCGGGGATGAAGACGACACTGAACAAAACATGGAGAATTCACAGTTTTCTCAAATGCAACTGGATTCAATAGtcgtcattgatgatgatgtggaTGATCATCCTGACGTAGACATGAGAGCGAgatatctgcagtccgttag GAGCCCCAACAAACGACCATTCAAGATCCCCGCCCCGCGAGTTTACAATGACATGTCAAGGATATTTTCCCAAGCCGTTCCTCGCTATGAGGGTGACAGTGTTTACAAGGAAGATTCGTTTGTGATTTCGTCTGATGAAGAAGTTGTTGAGGAGCCAATGTCACAAGAGTGTCCTTTAGAACGAGCTGAGGCGATTTTGAAAGCAAGGAGGCGCGCAAAACGTAAAAATAAGAACAATGGGAACTTTGAGGTAAAGAGAAGAAACGCGCGAAAAAATCGAATCCTTGAAAATTCCTCGGATGAGGAGGATGCTTAA
- the LOC119652425 gene encoding uncharacterized protein LOC119652425, with protein sequence MSKLDDLLGKKKTIVPVLDLSKTVAQSKEEFKRLMEKVPDYKMRPIKVRSEEIKIKEKDYSFKTPRKEVKKLLKLNGEPEPPYTYLDPVPAEMRSVVIMDLSSVPIDWKMLTTLRPKTKQEEEYFSRLVEMGKMQLKTEMRDKREYQLNPGIRKVKNKSGIIETRLIACPECGVEMCPGRICTDYNYDLYVRIEMKPPKAKPSKQNTTNKHGFNSRNKGVSNGPGGASGKGIKARKIRKRSKSPEKKSK encoded by the exons ATGAGCAAATTAGACGACCTGCttggaaaaaagaaaacaattgtCCCGGTACTGGACCTAAGCAAAACCGTAGCCCAGTCCAAAGAGGAATTCAAACGCCTCATGGAGAAGGTTCCCGACTATAAAATGCGTCCGATAAAAGTGCGGAGTGAAGAGATTAAAATCAAGGAAAAGGACTATTCCTTCAAAACGCCACGAAAGGAAGTGAAAAAACTCTTGAAGTTAAACGGAGAACCCGAGCCACCGTACACCTACTTGGATCCTGTCCCTGCTGAAATGAGATCTGTAGTCATCATGGACCTGAGCTCTGTCCCTATTGATTGGAAGATGTTAACAACACTTCGACCGAAAACAAAGCAGGAGGAGGAATACTTCAGTCGCCTTGTTGAAATGGGAAAAATGCAATTGAAAACTGAAATGCGGGACAAGAGGGAGTATCAACTCAACCCGGGGATAAGAAAGGTCAAGAACAAATCGGGAATTATCGAAACGCGCTTGATTGCTTGTCCAGAATGTGGAGTGGAAATGTGTCCAG GACGAATATGCACCGATTACAACTATGACTTATATGTGCGAATCGAAATGAAGCCACCGAAGGCAAAGCCGTCCAAGCAAAACACAACCAACAAACATGGATTCAATAGCCGGAATAAGGGAGTCTCCAATGGACCAGGTGGAGCAAGTGGAAAGGGTATCAAGGCGCGTAAAATAAGGAAGCGTAGCAAGAGTCCTGAAAAGAAATCGAAATAA